A genomic window from Variovorax paradoxus includes:
- the moaC gene encoding cyclic pyranopterin monophosphate synthase MoaC — translation MSTLTHFDAQGQAHMVDVAGKPATHRVAVATGRIEMQAATLALIESGTAKKGDVLGIARIAGIQAAKKTSDLIPLCHPLALTRVAVAFALADAGSVPQVVCTATVETVGPTGVEMEALTAVQVALLTIYDMCKAVDRGMRINDVHVLEKHGGKSGSWVAP, via the coding sequence ATGAGCACTCTCACCCATTTTGACGCCCAGGGCCAGGCCCACATGGTCGACGTGGCCGGCAAGCCCGCAACCCACCGAGTGGCCGTTGCCACGGGCCGCATCGAGATGCAGGCGGCGACGCTGGCGCTGATCGAGTCGGGGACGGCGAAGAAGGGCGACGTGCTGGGCATCGCACGGATCGCGGGGATCCAGGCTGCGAAGAAGACGAGCGATCTGATTCCGCTGTGTCATCCACTGGCGTTGACGCGGGTGGCGGTGGCGTTTGCGCTTGCCGATGCGGGGAGCGTGCCGCAAGTGGTCTGCACGGCGACCGTCGAGACTGTCGGGCCGACGGGGGTGGAGATGGAGGCTTTGACAGCGGTGCAGGTGGCGCTATTGACGATCTACGACATGTGCAAGGCGGTGGACCGGGGGATGCGGATCAACGATGTGCATGTG